In Spirochaetia bacterium 38H-sp, one DNA window encodes the following:
- a CDS encoding DUF4329 domain-containing protein, which produces IPQAPVSDEARKHNQSLPGQGGVYNLVNFQLYHYAGNNPVKYVDPTGMWIDNGDGTYTVETGDTLYSLAKLTTGDGKNWVNYGYTEEQAKNLKVGDIVNARVFSSEDEAAKAWSASYMGASISADVEYGSTIYTVKTPDGSIKYSYTNPVVGTVNTVSPSWPTDRSKVVAFIHSHGASTTGFLDYQFSNVTTVSGTRNGDIPYADYYGINGYLVRPDLVILKYIVGSKSTVTVP; this is translated from the coding sequence CATACCGCAGGCTCCTGTAAGTGATGAGGCGCGCAAGCACAACCAGAGCCTCCCCGGGCAGGGCGGTGTGTACAACCTGGTAAACTTCCAGCTGTACCACTATGCGGGGAATAATCCGGTTAAGTATGTGGATCCCACGGGGATGTGGATTGATAACGGGGATGGAACATATACAGTAGAGACCGGAGATACTTTATATAGCCTGGCAAAATTGACTACAGGGGATGGGAAAAATTGGGTAAATTATGGCTACACTGAAGAGCAAGCCAAGAATTTAAAGGTAGGTGATATAGTAAATGCCAGAGTGTTTTCTAGTGAAGATGAAGCGGCAAAGGCTTGGTCAGCTTCATATATGGGTGCTTCGATTTCAGCAGATGTTGAATATGGTTCTACTATTTACACCGTAAAAACACCTGATGGAAGTATTAAGTACTCATATACTAATCCGGTAGTTGGAACCGTTAATACGGTATCTCCAAGTTGGCCGACAGATCGTTCAAAAGTAGTAGCTTTTATACATTCTCATGGTGCTTCAACTACAGGGTTTTTGGATTATCAGTTTTCTAATGTTACAACAGTTTCAGGAACGAGGAATGGTGATATACCTTATGCTGATTACTATGGGATCAATGGATACCTTGTTCGCCCGGATCTTGTGATACTTAAATATATTGTGGGGTCTAAGTCAACTGTCACTGTGCCTTGA